Proteins from a genomic interval of Streptomyces sp. Tu6071:
- a CDS encoding M16 family metallopeptidase, with protein sequence MYMPMGDTATERAGSGGLTATEHRLANGLRVVLSEDHLTPVAAVCLWYDVGSRHEVAGRTGLAHLFEHLMFQGSAQVKGNGHFELVQGAGGSLNGTTSFERTNYFETMPSNQLELALWLEADRMGSLLTALDLESLDNQRAVVKNERRQRYDNVPYGTAFEKLTALAYPEGHPYHHTPIGSMADLDAATLEDARAFFRTYYAPNNAVLSVVGDIDPEQTLAWVEKYFGSIPGHDGKQPPRDGSLPDVMGGQLRETVREDVPSRALMAAYRLPEDGTRAGDAADVALTILGGGESSRLFNRLVRRDRSAVAAGFGLLRLAGAPSLGWLDVKTSAGVEIPAIEAAVDEELARFAEEGPTAEEMERAQAQLEREWLDQLDTVAGRADQLCRYAVLFGDPQLAFTAVDRLLTITADEVREIAAARLRPDNRAVLVYEPTAPEQTPAAEEAATDQDEEAAQQ encoded by the coding sequence ATGTACATGCCCATGGGTGACACGGCCACCGAGCGGGCCGGCTCCGGCGGTCTGACCGCGACGGAGCACCGGCTCGCCAACGGACTGCGCGTGGTCCTCTCCGAGGACCACCTGACCCCGGTGGCGGCCGTCTGCCTCTGGTACGACGTCGGCTCGCGCCACGAGGTCGCGGGGCGCACCGGCCTCGCCCACCTCTTCGAGCACCTGATGTTCCAGGGCTCGGCGCAGGTCAAGGGGAACGGGCACTTCGAGCTGGTCCAGGGCGCCGGCGGCTCCCTCAACGGCACGACGAGCTTCGAGCGCACCAACTACTTCGAGACCATGCCGTCGAACCAGCTGGAGCTGGCGCTGTGGCTGGAGGCCGACCGCATGGGCTCCCTGCTCACCGCGCTCGACCTGGAGTCCCTGGACAACCAGCGCGCGGTGGTCAAGAACGAGCGCCGCCAGCGGTACGACAACGTGCCCTACGGCACCGCCTTCGAGAAGCTCACCGCCCTCGCCTACCCCGAGGGCCACCCGTACCACCACACCCCCATCGGCTCCATGGCGGACCTCGACGCGGCGACCCTGGAGGACGCCCGCGCCTTCTTCCGCACGTACTACGCGCCGAACAACGCGGTCCTCTCCGTCGTCGGCGACATCGACCCGGAGCAGACCCTCGCCTGGGTCGAGAAGTACTTCGGCTCGATCCCGGGCCACGACGGCAAGCAGCCGCCGCGCGACGGCTCGCTGCCCGACGTGATGGGCGGGCAGTTGCGCGAGACGGTGCGTGAGGACGTGCCCTCGCGCGCCCTCATGGCGGCCTACCGGCTTCCCGAGGACGGGACCCGCGCCGGGGACGCCGCCGATGTCGCGCTCACCATCCTCGGCGGCGGCGAGTCCTCGCGGCTCTTCAACCGCCTGGTGCGCCGCGACCGTTCGGCCGTCGCCGCCGGTTTCGGGCTGCTGCGGCTGGCGGGCGCCCCCTCGCTCGGCTGGCTCGACGTCAAGACGAGCGCGGGTGTCGAGATCCCCGCGATCGAGGCGGCCGTGGACGAGGAGCTGGCCCGCTTCGCCGAGGAGGGCCCGACGGCCGAGGAGATGGAGCGCGCCCAGGCCCAGCTGGAGCGCGAGTGGCTCGACCAGCTCGACACCGTCGCCGGCCGCGCCGACCAGCTCTGCCGGTACGCCGTGCTCTTCGGAGACCCGCAGCTCGCCTTCACCGCCGTGGACCGCCTCCTCACGATCACCGCCGACGAGGTGCGCGAGATCGCCGCCGCCCGGCTCCGCCCGGACAACCGCGCGGTCCTCGTCTACGAGCCCACCGCGCCTGAGCAGACCCCCGCCGCCGAGGAAGCGGCCACCGACCAGGACGAGGAGGCGGCGCAGCAGTGA
- a CDS encoding CobW family GTP-binding protein, with the protein MTAEEQERAVPQQIPVVVLSGFLGAGKTTVLNHLLHSSRGSRIAVLVNDFGSIEIDAMAVAGQAGSTVSLGNGCLCCAVDVSELDEQLARLTAPGLRVDLVVIEASGLAEPAELVRMVLAGDNPRLVYGGLVEVVDAAEFPATRARHPGLGTRLAVADLVVLNKTDRITATARAELLAQVRDLARGAAVAPVTHGRLDPELLFDRRPVTERRGQLSFDDLRAEEEPAPHLHEGYESVARTYEVPLDPVRLMSFLERRPEGLYRIKGYVDFGAADPLHRYGLHAVGRFLRFTPEPWPEGAPRRSELVLIGAGIDAAGVAAGLDACREEELTATPDALSLAGGADADGQRRMWGVLRYVRDPEADAAGEPEPEFTP; encoded by the coding sequence GTGACAGCGGAAGAACAAGAGCGTGCCGTCCCCCAGCAGATCCCCGTCGTGGTGCTTTCCGGGTTCCTCGGGGCCGGGAAGACCACGGTGCTCAACCACCTGCTCCACAGCAGCCGGGGCAGCCGGATCGCGGTGCTCGTCAACGACTTCGGCAGTATCGAGATCGACGCGATGGCCGTCGCGGGACAAGCGGGCTCGACGGTCTCGCTCGGGAACGGCTGCCTGTGCTGCGCGGTCGACGTGAGCGAGCTGGACGAACAGCTCGCCCGGCTCACCGCCCCCGGGCTGCGCGTCGATCTCGTCGTCATCGAGGCGAGCGGGCTCGCGGAACCGGCCGAGCTGGTCCGCATGGTGCTCGCGGGCGACAACCCGCGGCTCGTCTACGGCGGGCTCGTGGAGGTCGTCGACGCGGCCGAGTTCCCCGCGACCCGCGCACGGCACCCCGGACTCGGCACGCGGCTCGCCGTCGCCGACCTCGTCGTCCTCAACAAGACCGACCGGATCACCGCCACCGCGCGCGCCGAACTGCTCGCGCAGGTACGGGACCTGGCGCGCGGCGCCGCCGTCGCACCCGTCACGCACGGCCGCCTCGACCCGGAGCTCCTCTTCGACCGCCGCCCCGTGACCGAGCGGCGCGGACAGCTCTCCTTCGACGACCTGCGCGCCGAGGAGGAGCCCGCACCGCACCTGCACGAGGGGTACGAGAGCGTGGCGAGGACCTACGAGGTCCCGCTCGATCCCGTACGGCTCATGTCCTTCCTGGAACGGCGGCCCGAGGGCCTCTACCGGATCAAGGGGTACGTGGACTTCGGCGCCGCCGACCCGCTCCACCGCTACGGCCTGCACGCCGTGGGCCGCTTCCTGCGCTTCACCCCCGAGCCGTGGCCGGAGGGCGCGCCCCGCCGCTCCGAACTCGTCCTCATCGGAGCCGGGATCGACGCGGCGGGCGTCGCCGCCGGACTCGACGCCTGCCGCGAGGAGGAACTCACCGCGACACCGGACGCGTTGAGCCTCGCCGGGGGAGCGGACGCGGACGGCCAGCGCCGCATGTGGGGCGTCCTGAGGTACGTACGGGACCCCGAGGCGGATGCCGCGGGGGAGCCCGAGCCGGAGTTCACGCCCTGA
- a CDS encoding DNA gyrase/topoisomerase IV subunit A, with product MARRSTKTPSRGTSRADEADFEERILDIDVVDEMQSSYLEYAYSVIYSRALPDARDGLKPVQRRIVYQMNEMGLRPERGYVKCARVVGEVMGKLHPHGDASIYDALVRMAQSFSMRVPLVDGHGNFGSLGNDDPPAAMRYTESRMADAAMLMTDSIDENTVDFAPNYDGQEQEPLTLPAAYPNLLVNGASGIAVGMATNMAPHNLGEVVAAARHLIRHPNADLDTLMKYVPGPDLPTGGRIVGLAGIRDAYANGRGSFKTRASVTVENVTARRKGLVVTELPFTVGPEKVIAKIKDLVGAKKLQGIADVKDLTDREHGLRLVIEIKNGFVPEAVLEQLYKLTPMEESFGINNVALVDGQPLTLGLKEMLEVYLDHRFSVVRRRSEFRRTKRMNRLHLVEGLLVALVDIDEVIRLIRSSENSAEAKQRLIEHFSLSETQTQYILDTPLRRLTRFDRIELESERDRLNAEIEELTAILESDTELRKLVSGELAAVAKKYGTPRRTVLLESADTPVAAIPLQVADDPCRVLLSSTGVIARTPGTEPLQEGSAKRAKHDVIRSAVPATARGEVGAVTSAGRLLRITVVDLPQLAEGAGPALVGGAPVAEFVRLEGDETLVCLCTLDESSPGLAIGTAQGVVKRVVPDYPANREELEVITLREGDRIVGAAELRTGEEDLVFITDDAQLLRFQASAVRPQGRPAGGVAGVKLADGAKVLSFDVVDPAVDAAVFTVAGSRGTLDDSVQTTAKLTPFDQFPRKGRATGGVRCQRFLKGEDCLSFAWTGPVPARAAQRNGAPATLPEPDPRRDGSGVSLDKPVAAVAGPA from the coding sequence ATGGCCCGCCGCAGCACGAAAACCCCGTCTCGGGGCACCTCCCGGGCCGACGAGGCAGACTTCGAGGAGAGAATCCTCGACATCGACGTCGTCGACGAGATGCAGAGCTCCTACCTGGAGTACGCGTACTCCGTGATCTACTCCCGGGCGCTCCCCGACGCCCGGGACGGGCTCAAGCCGGTGCAGCGACGCATCGTCTACCAGATGAACGAGATGGGTCTGCGGCCCGAGCGCGGCTACGTCAAGTGCGCGCGCGTCGTCGGCGAGGTGATGGGCAAGCTTCACCCGCACGGGGACGCCTCGATCTACGACGCGCTCGTCCGCATGGCGCAGTCCTTCTCCATGCGGGTCCCGCTCGTCGACGGGCACGGCAACTTCGGCTCGCTGGGCAACGACGACCCGCCGGCCGCGATGCGGTACACCGAGTCCCGCATGGCCGACGCGGCGATGCTGATGACGGACTCGATCGACGAGAACACCGTCGACTTCGCGCCCAACTACGACGGCCAGGAGCAGGAGCCCCTCACCCTCCCCGCCGCCTACCCGAACCTGCTGGTCAACGGCGCCTCCGGGATCGCCGTCGGCATGGCGACGAACATGGCGCCGCACAACCTCGGCGAGGTCGTCGCCGCCGCGCGCCACCTGATCCGGCATCCGAACGCGGATCTCGACACGCTCATGAAGTACGTGCCGGGCCCCGACCTGCCCACCGGTGGCCGCATCGTGGGCCTCGCGGGGATTCGCGACGCGTACGCGAACGGGCGCGGCAGCTTCAAGACCCGCGCCAGCGTCACGGTCGAGAACGTGACGGCGCGCCGGAAGGGCCTCGTCGTGACGGAACTGCCGTTCACGGTGGGCCCCGAGAAGGTCATCGCGAAGATCAAGGACCTCGTCGGCGCGAAGAAGCTCCAGGGCATCGCGGACGTCAAGGACCTCACCGACCGCGAGCACGGCCTGCGGCTCGTCATCGAGATCAAGAACGGCTTCGTGCCCGAGGCGGTGCTCGAACAGCTCTACAAGCTGACGCCGATGGAGGAGTCCTTCGGCATCAACAACGTGGCCCTCGTGGACGGTCAGCCGCTCACGCTCGGCCTCAAGGAGATGCTGGAGGTCTACCTCGACCACCGCTTCTCCGTCGTGCGGCGGCGCAGCGAGTTCCGGCGCACGAAGCGCATGAACCGGCTGCACCTCGTGGAGGGCCTGCTCGTCGCGCTCGTCGACATCGACGAGGTCATCCGGCTCATCCGCTCCAGCGAGAACTCGGCGGAGGCGAAGCAGCGCCTCATCGAGCACTTCTCGCTGAGCGAGACGCAGACCCAGTACATCCTCGACACCCCGCTGCGCCGGCTCACCAGGTTCGACCGGATTGAACTGGAGTCCGAGCGCGACCGGCTCAACGCGGAGATCGAGGAGCTGACGGCGATCCTCGAATCGGACACCGAGCTGCGCAAGCTCGTCTCCGGCGAGCTGGCGGCCGTGGCGAAGAAGTACGGGACACCGCGTCGCACCGTGCTGCTCGAATCGGCGGACACCCCCGTCGCGGCGATCCCGCTCCAGGTCGCCGACGACCCCTGCCGTGTGCTGCTCTCCTCGACCGGTGTCATCGCCCGCACGCCGGGCACCGAGCCGCTCCAGGAGGGCTCGGCGAAGCGCGCCAAGCACGACGTGATCCGCTCCGCGGTGCCCGCGACGGCGCGCGGCGAGGTCGGCGCGGTCACCTCGGCGGGGCGGCTCCTGCGCATCACCGTCGTGGACCTGCCCCAGCTCGCCGAGGGCGCGGGGCCCGCGCTGGTGGGCGGGGCGCCGGTGGCGGAGTTCGTACGGCTCGAAGGCGACGAGACGCTCGTGTGCCTGTGCACGCTCGACGAGTCCTCGCCGGGGCTCGCGATCGGTACGGCGCAGGGCGTCGTGAAGCGCGTCGTGCCCGACTACCCGGCCAACCGCGAGGAGCTGGAGGTCATCACACTGCGCGAGGGCGACCGGATCGTGGGCGCCGCCGAGCTGCGCACGGGTGAGGAGGACCTCGTCTTCATCACGGACGACGCGCAGTTGCTGCGCTTCCAGGCGTCGGCGGTACGCCCGCAGGGCCGCCCGGCGGGTGGCGTCGCCGGGGTCAAGCTCGCCGACGGGGCCAAGGTGCTCTCCTTCGATGTCGTCGACCCGGCTGTCGACGCGGCCGTCTTCACGGTGGCCGGTTCGCGCGGCACACTCGACGACTCGGTGCAGACGACCGCGAAGCTCACCCCGTTCGACCAGTTCCCCCGCAAGGGCCGGGCGACCGGCGGGGTCCGCTGCCAGCGCTTCCTCAAGGGCGAGGACTGCCTCAGCTTCGCCTGGACGGGGCCGGTCCCGGCCCGCGCGGCCCAGCGCAACGGTGCCCCGGCCACGCTCCCCGAGCCCGACCCGCGCCGCGACGGCTCCGGCGTCTCGCTCGACAAGCCGGTCGCCGCGGTGGCGGGACCGGCCTGA